A stretch of Brassica rapa cultivar Chiifu-401-42 chromosome A08, CAAS_Brap_v3.01, whole genome shotgun sequence DNA encodes these proteins:
- the LOC103834626 gene encoding endonuclease V isoform X3 produces MDGEGASGESSSSNQLENWKKEQDRLKKKLITHDDFSWQGSETLKYVGGVDISFSKDDSSVACACLVVLELPSLRVVHNELSLIRLQVPYVPGFLAFREILEKMRDDHHPFYPQVLMVDGNGILHPRGFGLACHLGVLAHLPTIGVGKNLHHVDGLDHSEVRRLFQLKENEDKKVITLVGNSGFTWGIGLRPTLSSLKPIYVSVGHRISLETAVEVVKMTCMYRVPEPIRQADIRSRAYLQKHQLRLLKDLGPLGMGNF; encoded by the exons ATGGACGGAGAAGGAGCCTCAGGCGAGTCTTCGTCTTCAAATCAGCTAGAGAATTGGAAAAA AGAACAGGATCGTCTGAAGAAGAAACTGATCACGCACGATGACTTCTCATGGCAAGGATCAGAGACGCTTAAGTACGTTGGAGGTGTGGACATAAGCTTCTCCAAGGACGATTCTTCAGTGGCGTGCGCTTGTCTTGTCGTCCTCGAGCTACCTTCTCTCCGTGTAGTTCACAATGAGCTCTCTCTAATCCGCCTCCAAGTTCCTTATGTCCCTGGGTTTCTCGCCTTTCGTGAG ATTCTTGAGAAAATGAGGGATGATCATCATCCTTTCTATCCTCAGGTACTGATGGTTGATGGGAATGGGATTCTTCATCCACGAG GATTTGGCTTGGCGTGTCATTTAGGTGTTCTTGCTCATCTTCCGACCATTGGTGTCGGAAAGAAC TTGCATCATGTGGATGGTCTGGATCATTCTGAGGTTAGACGGTTGTTTCAGCTCAAAGAAAATGAGGATAAGAAAGTTATCACTTTGGTAGGAAACTCTGGTTTCACATGGGGAATA GGGCTTAGGCCAACTCTGAGTTCTCTGAAGCCCATATACGTTTCAGTTGGCCATCGCATATCACTTGAAACTGCGGTTGAGGTTGTCAAGATGACCTGCATGTACCGCGTACCTGAACCTATTAGACAG GCAGATATAAGATCAAGAGCATATCTTCAAAAGCACCAACTTCGTCTCTTAAAAGATTTGGGACCACTCGGAATGGGTAACTTTTGA
- the LOC103834626 gene encoding endonuclease V isoform X2: protein MDGEGASGESSSSNQLENWKKEQDRLKKKLITHDDFSWQGSETLKYVGGVDISFSKDDSSVACACLVVLELPSLRVVHNELSLIRLQVPYVPGFLAFREAPVLLQILEKMRDDHHPFYPQVLMVDGNGILHPRGFGLACHLGVLAHLPTIGVGKNLHHVDGLDHSEVRRLFQLKENEDKKVITLVGNSGFTWGIGLRPTLSSLKPIYVSVGHRISLETAVEVVKMTCMYRVPEPIRQADIRSRAYLQKHQLRLLKDLGPLGMD, encoded by the exons ATGGACGGAGAAGGAGCCTCAGGCGAGTCTTCGTCTTCAAATCAGCTAGAGAATTGGAAAAA AGAACAGGATCGTCTGAAGAAGAAACTGATCACGCACGATGACTTCTCATGGCAAGGATCAGAGACGCTTAAGTACGTTGGAGGTGTGGACATAAGCTTCTCCAAGGACGATTCTTCAGTGGCGTGCGCTTGTCTTGTCGTCCTCGAGCTACCTTCTCTCCGTGTAGTTCACAATGAGCTCTCTCTAATCCGCCTCCAAGTTCCTTATGTCCCTGGGTTTCTCGCCTTTCGTGAG GCTCCGGTTCTGTTGCAGATTCTTGAGAAAATGAGGGATGATCATCATCCTTTCTATCCTCAGGTACTGATGGTTGATGGGAATGGGATTCTTCATCCACGAG GATTTGGCTTGGCGTGTCATTTAGGTGTTCTTGCTCATCTTCCGACCATTGGTGTCGGAAAGAAC TTGCATCATGTGGATGGTCTGGATCATTCTGAGGTTAGACGGTTGTTTCAGCTCAAAGAAAATGAGGATAAGAAAGTTATCACTTTGGTAGGAAACTCTGGTTTCACATGGGGAATA GGGCTTAGGCCAACTCTGAGTTCTCTGAAGCCCATATACGTTTCAGTTGGCCATCGCATATCACTTGAAACTGCGGTTGAGGTTGTCAAGATGACCTGCATGTACCGCGTACCTGAACCTATTAGACAG GCAGATATAAGATCAAGAGCATATCTTCAAAAGCACCAACTTCGTCTCTTAAAAGATTTGGGACCACTCGGAATGG ACTGA
- the LOC103834626 gene encoding endonuclease V isoform X6, with translation MCLVFSYYLVFGWVLVLSFSVFRISGKMDGEGASGESSSSNQLENWKKEQDRLKKKLITHDDFSWQGSETLKYVGGVDISFSKDDSSVACACLVVLELPSLRVVHNELSLIRLQVPYVPGFLAFREAPVLLQILEKMRDDHHPFYPQVLMVDGNGILHPRGFGLACHLGVLAHLPTIGVGKNVSCIMWMVWIILRLDGCFSSKKMRIRKLSLW, from the exons tgTGTTTagtatttagttattatttggttttcggttgggttttggttttaagtttttCGGTTTTTCGAATTTCGGGTAAA ATGGACGGAGAAGGAGCCTCAGGCGAGTCTTCGTCTTCAAATCAGCTAGAGAATTGGAAAAA AGAACAGGATCGTCTGAAGAAGAAACTGATCACGCACGATGACTTCTCATGGCAAGGATCAGAGACGCTTAAGTACGTTGGAGGTGTGGACATAAGCTTCTCCAAGGACGATTCTTCAGTGGCGTGCGCTTGTCTTGTCGTCCTCGAGCTACCTTCTCTCCGTGTAGTTCACAATGAGCTCTCTCTAATCCGCCTCCAAGTTCCTTATGTCCCTGGGTTTCTCGCCTTTCGTGAG GCTCCGGTTCTGTTGCAGATTCTTGAGAAAATGAGGGATGATCATCATCCTTTCTATCCTCAGGTACTGATGGTTGATGGGAATGGGATTCTTCATCCACGAG GATTTGGCTTGGCGTGTCATTTAGGTGTTCTTGCTCATCTTCCGACCATTGGTGTCGGAAAGAACG TCAGTTGCATCATGTGGATGGTCTGGATCATTCTGAGGTTAGACGGTTGTTTCAGCTCAAAGAAAATGAGGATAAGAAAGTTATCACTTTGGTAG
- the LOC103834631 gene encoding defensin-like protein 159 has protein sequence MAKLSCSYFLVLMIVFSVCLMVEKIEGKICEITLKVGTDCIRFFCAQDCAGQYYGGLGYCFDDPKVPGPLNCRCRYDC, from the exons ATGGCCAAGTTATCTTGTTCTTATTTTCTTGTACTCATGATTGTATTCTCAG TATGTTTAATGGTTGAAAAAATTGAGGGAAAGATATGTGAAATAACGCTTAAAGTAGGAACAGACTGTATAAGGTTCTTTTGCGCTCAAGACTGCGCCGGGCAATACTATGGCGGGCTTGGATATTGTTTTGACGATCCTAAAGTTCCCGGACCTCTTAACTGTCGTTGTAGATATGATTGTTAA
- the LOC103834626 gene encoding endonuclease V isoform X4: MDGEGASGESSSSNQLENWKKEQDRLKKKLITHDDFSWQGSETLKYVGGVDISFSKDDSSVACACLVVLELPSLRVVHNELSLIRLQVPYVPGFLAFREAPVLLQILEKMRDDHHPFYPQVLMVDGNGILHPRGFGLACHLGVLAHLPTIGVGKNLHHVDGLDHSEVRRLFQLKENEDKKVITLVGNSGFTWGIGLRPTLSSLKPIYVSVGHRISLETAVEVVKMTCMYRVPEPIRQI, translated from the exons ATGGACGGAGAAGGAGCCTCAGGCGAGTCTTCGTCTTCAAATCAGCTAGAGAATTGGAAAAA AGAACAGGATCGTCTGAAGAAGAAACTGATCACGCACGATGACTTCTCATGGCAAGGATCAGAGACGCTTAAGTACGTTGGAGGTGTGGACATAAGCTTCTCCAAGGACGATTCTTCAGTGGCGTGCGCTTGTCTTGTCGTCCTCGAGCTACCTTCTCTCCGTGTAGTTCACAATGAGCTCTCTCTAATCCGCCTCCAAGTTCCTTATGTCCCTGGGTTTCTCGCCTTTCGTGAG GCTCCGGTTCTGTTGCAGATTCTTGAGAAAATGAGGGATGATCATCATCCTTTCTATCCTCAGGTACTGATGGTTGATGGGAATGGGATTCTTCATCCACGAG GATTTGGCTTGGCGTGTCATTTAGGTGTTCTTGCTCATCTTCCGACCATTGGTGTCGGAAAGAAC TTGCATCATGTGGATGGTCTGGATCATTCTGAGGTTAGACGGTTGTTTCAGCTCAAAGAAAATGAGGATAAGAAAGTTATCACTTTGGTAGGAAACTCTGGTTTCACATGGGGAATA GGGCTTAGGCCAACTCTGAGTTCTCTGAAGCCCATATACGTTTCAGTTGGCCATCGCATATCACTTGAAACTGCGGTTGAGGTTGTCAAGATGACCTGCATGTACCGCGTACCTGAACCTATTAGACAG ATATAA
- the LOC103834626 gene encoding endonuclease V isoform X5 gives MCLVFSYYLVFGWVLVLSFSVFRISGKMDGEGASGESSSSNQLENWKKEQDRLKKKLITHDDFSWQGSETLKYVGGVDISFSKDDSSVACACLVVLELPSLRVVHNELSLIRLQVPYVPGFLAFREAPVLLQILEKMRDDHHPFYPQVLMVDGNGILHPRGFGLACHLGVLAHLPTIGVGKNVLSLKPFLLVCIMWMVWIILRLDGCFSSKKMRIRKLSLW, from the exons tgTGTTTagtatttagttattatttggttttcggttgggttttggttttaagtttttCGGTTTTTCGAATTTCGGGTAAA ATGGACGGAGAAGGAGCCTCAGGCGAGTCTTCGTCTTCAAATCAGCTAGAGAATTGGAAAAA AGAACAGGATCGTCTGAAGAAGAAACTGATCACGCACGATGACTTCTCATGGCAAGGATCAGAGACGCTTAAGTACGTTGGAGGTGTGGACATAAGCTTCTCCAAGGACGATTCTTCAGTGGCGTGCGCTTGTCTTGTCGTCCTCGAGCTACCTTCTCTCCGTGTAGTTCACAATGAGCTCTCTCTAATCCGCCTCCAAGTTCCTTATGTCCCTGGGTTTCTCGCCTTTCGTGAG GCTCCGGTTCTGTTGCAGATTCTTGAGAAAATGAGGGATGATCATCATCCTTTCTATCCTCAGGTACTGATGGTTGATGGGAATGGGATTCTTCATCCACGAG GATTTGGCTTGGCGTGTCATTTAGGTGTTCTTGCTCATCTTCCGACCATTGGTGTCGGAAAGAACGTACTATCTCTGAAACCTTTCCTGCTTGT TTGCATCATGTGGATGGTCTGGATCATTCTGAGGTTAGACGGTTGTTTCAGCTCAAAGAAAATGAGGATAAGAAAGTTATCACTTTGGTAG
- the LOC103835500 gene encoding putative F-box protein At2g02030, with product MKGEKRRCVNVPQEIVQEILVKLPVKSLARFKAVSREWGGTIESKYFIEKHNRYQKSLQVGQVRIVSFSKEKRYNGLALKNMLVSASGIIHVSPCLPIRAFNRFDGYKISEPCDGLICLYTYSRIFNLVNPATTSRRRIPDPTPPYSFSGRHEVYTLLGIGRSNSVSPRYKIVWFFECDIKRVNKSTRCMVFALDSNTWRYVDPPHCRVYYRHSLIHLDGVMYCFADYMEEPRLFEQDVKLLAFDLHTETFRSISITPDIGCKCCHELSMCVLNYRICIFKSFVDDQDCFFKIWGLDIDKRSWETMYSIDLSCFPPEFKVGKRIIPMATINDYVIISSFDRTIWVLYSSKSCILYHTPFACHLVMSYFETLVSTYQ from the exons ATGAAGGGAGAGAAAAGAAGATGTGTAAACGTTCCTCAAGAGATTGTACAAGAAATTTTGGTGAAGCTTCCGGTGAAATCGCTGGCGAGATTCAAAGCCGTATCGAGAGAATGGGGAGGAACCATAGAATCAAAGTATTTCATAGAGAAACACAATCGGTATCAGAAATCTTTACAAGTAGGACAAGTGAGAATCGTTTCAttctcaaaagaaaaaagatacaATGGTCTcgctttaaaaaatatgttggtttCTGCAAGTGGAATCATACATGTTTCTCCATGTCTACCCATTAGGGCTTTTAACCGGTTTGATGGTTACAAAATCTCTGAGCCTTGCGACGGTTTGATTTGTCTCTATACCTATTCACGTATATTTAACCTTGTCAATCCTGCCACCACTAGCCGCCGCAGAATCCCTGATCCAACCCCTCCTTATTCTTTTAGCG GTAGGCATGAGGTTTATACTTTGCTAGGGATCGGAAGATCGAATAGTGTGAGTCCAAGGTATAAGATAGTGTGGTTTTTCGAGTGTGATATCAAACGGGTGAATAAATCTACTAGGTGCATGGTTTTTGCTCTTGACTCCAACACTTGGAGATACGTAGATCCACCTCATTGTCGAGTTTACTATCGTCATTCTCTCATACACTTGGATGGAGTGATGTATTGCTTTGCCGACTACATGGAAGAGCCAAGACTCTTTGAACAGGATGTCAAACTACTAGCTTTTGATCTTCACACAGAGACGTTTCGGAGCATTTCAATTACTCCGGATATCGGGTGTAAATGCTGCCATGAATTAAGCATGTGTGTTCTTAACTATCGTATATGCATCTTCAAGAGCTTTGTTGATGATCAGGACTGTTTTTTCAAGATTTGGGGTCTAGACATAGACAAGAGATCATGGGAAACCATGTATTCCATAGATTTGTCTTGTTTTCCGCCAGAATTCAAAGTAGGGAAAAGAATCATCCCGATGGCAACGATCAACGATTATGTCATCATTTCAAGTTTTGATCGTACCATCTGGGTCCTCTACAGTTCCAAAAGCTGCATCTTGTATCACACGCCTTTTGCTTGTCACTTGGTCATGTCTTATTTTGAGACTCTAGTCTCCACTTACCAATAA
- the LOC103834626 gene encoding endonuclease V isoform X1 yields the protein MDGEGASGESSSSNQLENWKKEQDRLKKKLITHDDFSWQGSETLKYVGGVDISFSKDDSSVACACLVVLELPSLRVVHNELSLIRLQVPYVPGFLAFREAPVLLQILEKMRDDHHPFYPQVLMVDGNGILHPRGFGLACHLGVLAHLPTIGVGKNLHHVDGLDHSEVRRLFQLKENEDKKVITLVGNSGFTWGIGLRPTLSSLKPIYVSVGHRISLETAVEVVKMTCMYRVPEPIRQADIRSRAYLQKHQLRLLKDLGPLGMGNF from the exons ATGGACGGAGAAGGAGCCTCAGGCGAGTCTTCGTCTTCAAATCAGCTAGAGAATTGGAAAAA AGAACAGGATCGTCTGAAGAAGAAACTGATCACGCACGATGACTTCTCATGGCAAGGATCAGAGACGCTTAAGTACGTTGGAGGTGTGGACATAAGCTTCTCCAAGGACGATTCTTCAGTGGCGTGCGCTTGTCTTGTCGTCCTCGAGCTACCTTCTCTCCGTGTAGTTCACAATGAGCTCTCTCTAATCCGCCTCCAAGTTCCTTATGTCCCTGGGTTTCTCGCCTTTCGTGAG GCTCCGGTTCTGTTGCAGATTCTTGAGAAAATGAGGGATGATCATCATCCTTTCTATCCTCAGGTACTGATGGTTGATGGGAATGGGATTCTTCATCCACGAG GATTTGGCTTGGCGTGTCATTTAGGTGTTCTTGCTCATCTTCCGACCATTGGTGTCGGAAAGAAC TTGCATCATGTGGATGGTCTGGATCATTCTGAGGTTAGACGGTTGTTTCAGCTCAAAGAAAATGAGGATAAGAAAGTTATCACTTTGGTAGGAAACTCTGGTTTCACATGGGGAATA GGGCTTAGGCCAACTCTGAGTTCTCTGAAGCCCATATACGTTTCAGTTGGCCATCGCATATCACTTGAAACTGCGGTTGAGGTTGTCAAGATGACCTGCATGTACCGCGTACCTGAACCTATTAGACAG GCAGATATAAGATCAAGAGCATATCTTCAAAAGCACCAACTTCGTCTCTTAAAAGATTTGGGACCACTCGGAATGGGTAACTTTTGA
- the LOC103834629 gene encoding uncharacterized protein LOC103834629, whose amino-acid sequence MAVTMKHMSLIVSLFGVLSFLLGVIAENKKPASGTPINGKGVVICKYPSDPTVALGYLSAAFLLACTIAGYKSLFMSYKGRSVPNSVLFKSTTFSVFFNIALITSGLALSLLLWPTITEQLHLTRNVHRNLETSCPTAKTGLLGGGAFVSLDSCLFWLVALMLADNAREDHFDETENRNVNGNSSSRDVNLKIDA is encoded by the exons ATGGCGGTTACTATGAAGCATATGTCGTTGATCGTCTCTTTGTTCGGCGTCTTGTCCTTCCTTCTTGGGGTCATCGCGGAGAACAAGAAG CCTGCGTCTGGGACTCCTATAAACGGGAAGGGAGTAGTTATCTGCAAATATCCATCTGATCCAACTGTCGCCTTGGGTTACCTTTCTGCTGCCTTTCTCCTTGCCTGCACAATAGCTGGATACAAATCCTTGTTCATGTCTTACAAGGGAAGGTCTGTTCCCAACTCTGTCTTGTTCAAAAGCACCACCTTCTCTGTCTTCTTCAACATTGCCTT GATCACATCTGGACTGGCACTGTCTCTGTTGCTATGGCCAACCATTACAGAGCAACTTCACTTGACACGTAATGTCCATCGGAACTTAGAGACCAGTTGCCCCACGGCTAAGACCGGTCTGCTTGGTGGAGGTGCCTTTGTTTCATTAGACTCGTGCCTTTTCTGGTTGGTCGCTCTGATGCTCGCTGATAACGCACGTGAAGACCATTTTGATGAAACTGAGAACAGGAACGTCAATGGGAACTCTTCCTCTAGGGATGTTAATCTCAAGATTGATGCTTGA